In a genomic window of Streptomyces koelreuteriae:
- a CDS encoding carbohydrate ABC transporter permease, which produces MTTAVDKRRRLIPRWRDYGRPRELVVRYLLLVFVLFITVGPLLWQLLSSLKGAGEDVFGAGASLIPHHPTLRAYREIFDQVPVWTYIGNSMVIVALSVTSQLVFSTLAGYMLSKPGWKGRKLIWVVLMASMMFPFESIMVSLFLSIRDMGLVDHLAGVWLPGFVAAINVLIMRAAFLAVPREIEDAAMLDGAGEWKRFRYLYLPSAYGAILVVTINTFISAWDDFLWPLIVLRSEEHFTLTLGLARLQSSSFGYDQRMVMAGSVISVIPVLVLFVITQRWFYRGVSSGAVKL; this is translated from the coding sequence ATGACGACCGCCGTCGACAAGCGCCGCCGTCTGATACCCCGCTGGCGGGACTACGGCCGGCCGCGTGAACTGGTCGTCCGCTATCTGCTGCTGGTGTTCGTCCTGTTCATCACCGTCGGCCCGCTGCTGTGGCAATTGCTGTCGTCCCTCAAGGGCGCGGGAGAGGACGTCTTCGGCGCCGGTGCCTCGCTGATCCCCCACCACCCGACCCTGCGGGCCTACCGCGAGATCTTCGACCAGGTGCCGGTGTGGACGTACATCGGGAACAGCATGGTGATCGTCGCGCTGTCCGTCACGAGCCAGCTCGTCTTCTCCACCCTGGCGGGCTACATGCTCTCCAAGCCGGGCTGGAAGGGCCGGAAGCTGATCTGGGTGGTGCTGATGGCGTCCATGATGTTCCCCTTCGAGTCGATCATGGTGTCGCTGTTCCTCAGCATCCGGGACATGGGCCTGGTCGACCATCTGGCCGGTGTCTGGCTGCCCGGCTTCGTCGCCGCGATCAACGTCCTCATCATGCGGGCCGCGTTCCTCGCCGTACCGCGCGAGATAGAGGACGCGGCGATGCTGGACGGGGCGGGCGAGTGGAAACGCTTCCGGTATCTGTATCTGCCCTCCGCCTACGGCGCGATCCTCGTCGTCACCATCAACACCTTCATCAGCGCCTGGGACGACTTCCTGTGGCCCTTGATCGTGCTGCGCTCGGAGGAGCACTTCACCCTGACGCTCGGTCTGGCCCGGCTGCAGAGCTCGTCGTTCGGCTATGACCAGCGCATGGTGATGGCGGGTTCCGTCATCTCCGTGATCCCGGTGCTGGTGCTGTTCGTCATCACGCAGCGGTGGTTCTACAGGGGCGTCTCGTCCGGTGCCGTGAAGCTCTGA
- a CDS encoding glycoside hydrolase 5 family protein: MHSPRARDLGARPEEDPIPTLRFGVNYTPRRGWFHAWHDFDPAHAREDLDQIAALGLDHVRVFHLWPLLQPNRTLIRPAAVDQLAHLVDLAAEAGLDVLVDGVQGHLSSFDFYPEWTRSWHHRNVFTDPEAVAAQAELMRTLGRALAGRPNLIGLQLGNELNNLVEHNPVTADEVDRYLDTLLAATREHLPPGRLATHSAYDAAWYGDDHPFTPEASARKGDVTTVHPWVFSGDCARRYGPRSPQVQHLAEYGTELAKAYAEDPARPVWVQETGAPEPHIPAADAPDFARATVRNAAGCEGLWGVTWWCSHDVDRSLADYPELEYTLGLFDARGGAKPIATALAETVAEVRAGHHPVRPRDTALVLDCTPSTRSVSGPGGAYFDAWMALRAEGVHPAVVLAGRADDAAYLAARGIKEVVRVP, translated from the coding sequence ATGCATTCACCCAGAGCAAGGGATCTGGGTGCTCGACCCGAGGAGGATCCCATTCCCACGCTCCGCTTCGGCGTCAACTACACGCCCCGCCGCGGCTGGTTCCACGCCTGGCACGACTTCGACCCGGCGCACGCCCGCGAGGACCTGGACCAGATCGCCGCGCTCGGCCTCGACCACGTCCGGGTCTTCCATCTGTGGCCGCTCCTCCAGCCCAACCGCACCCTCATCCGCCCCGCCGCCGTGGACCAGCTCGCGCACCTGGTCGACCTGGCCGCCGAGGCCGGTCTCGACGTCCTGGTGGACGGTGTGCAGGGCCATCTGTCCAGCTTCGACTTCTACCCGGAGTGGACGCGAAGCTGGCACCACCGCAATGTCTTCACCGACCCGGAGGCCGTCGCCGCCCAGGCCGAGCTGATGCGCACCCTCGGCCGCGCCCTGGCCGGCCGCCCCAACCTCATCGGCCTGCAACTCGGCAACGAGCTCAACAACCTGGTCGAGCACAATCCGGTGACCGCGGACGAGGTGGACCGCTACCTCGACACCCTGCTCGCCGCCACCCGCGAGCACCTGCCCCCGGGCCGGCTCGCGACCCACTCGGCCTACGACGCGGCCTGGTACGGCGACGACCACCCCTTCACCCCCGAGGCCTCGGCCCGCAAGGGCGATGTCACCACCGTCCACCCCTGGGTGTTCTCCGGCGACTGCGCCCGCCGCTACGGCCCCCGCTCCCCTCAGGTGCAGCACCTCGCCGAATACGGCACGGAACTCGCCAAGGCCTACGCCGAGGACCCGGCCCGCCCGGTCTGGGTGCAGGAGACGGGCGCCCCGGAGCCGCACATCCCGGCGGCCGACGCCCCGGACTTCGCGCGGGCGACCGTGCGGAACGCGGCCGGGTGCGAGGGGCTGTGGGGCGTGACGTGGTGGTGCTCCCACGACGTGGACCGCTCGCTCGCCGACTACCCGGAACTGGAGTACACCCTGGGCCTGTTCGACGCGCGGGGCGGCGCCAAGCCGATCGCGACGGCCCTGGCCGAGACCGTCGCCGAGGTGCGGGCGGGGCACCATCCCGTCCGGCCCCGCGACACGGCCCTGGTCCTGGACTGCACGCCGTCCACCCGCTCCGTATCCGGCCCGGGAGGCGCGTACTTCGACGCGTGGATGGCCCTGCGCGCCGAGGGTGTGCACCCGGCGGTGGTCCTGGCGGGGCGGGCGGACGACGCCGCCTACCTGGCGGCGCGCGGCATCAAGGAGGTCGTACGGGTGCCCTGA
- a CDS encoding extracellular solute-binding protein encodes MRARRLTGSLTCLVVLTLTAAGCGLSGGGSDGGDATAGGCKVDQNNVGSGKLSGEVKGKITFQTTNLKKDFGTYFNGVIDAFEQAHPGAEVNWIDDPGDATFTQRLVADAQGCTLPDVVNVNVNTAVALTKNGYLLNLDNKAPDAGKPFAPALWKSSMYADADGKKVHSVLPWYSGGIVQTFNTDLMKKAGLDPAKPPTTVLGLFDDAEKVAKASGGKYYAFLANPQLRIPADWQQMGIEILSADGKKFTFADDPKTAQWVEAMTRLYKAGGMPRDSLSSTQDPANVYGQGKLVYGPTNPNFLRFIQQNNPSVYKKTGVGRFMLDALGHTVGAPQYVGVASTSKNAPTALAFAQFLTNAENQLAWAKDPNVVIFPSTTASLNDPFFQSVKGDDPFAEARKIVASDRKTATADEIALTPGELNAISAQIQLAMQGKKSAEDALKEAQSKATRLIEQGS; translated from the coding sequence ATGCGCGCAAGAAGACTCACCGGATCCCTGACCTGTCTGGTCGTCCTGACCCTGACGGCCGCCGGCTGCGGCCTGTCCGGCGGCGGTTCCGACGGCGGTGACGCCACGGCCGGCGGCTGCAAGGTCGACCAGAACAACGTCGGTTCCGGGAAGCTCTCCGGCGAGGTCAAGGGAAAGATCACGTTCCAGACGACCAACCTGAAGAAGGACTTCGGGACGTACTTCAACGGCGTCATCGACGCCTTCGAGCAGGCCCACCCCGGCGCCGAGGTGAACTGGATCGACGACCCGGGCGACGCCACCTTCACCCAGCGCCTGGTCGCCGACGCGCAGGGCTGCACGCTCCCGGACGTGGTGAACGTCAACGTCAACACGGCGGTCGCGCTGACGAAGAACGGCTACCTGCTCAACCTGGACAACAAGGCGCCGGACGCGGGCAAGCCGTTCGCCCCCGCGCTGTGGAAGTCCAGCATGTACGCCGACGCGGACGGCAAGAAGGTGCACAGCGTGCTGCCCTGGTACTCCGGCGGCATCGTGCAGACCTTCAACACCGATCTGATGAAGAAGGCGGGCCTGGACCCGGCCAAACCTCCGACGACCGTGCTGGGCCTGTTCGACGACGCGGAGAAGGTGGCCAAGGCCTCCGGCGGCAAGTACTACGCGTTCCTCGCCAATCCGCAGCTGCGCATCCCGGCCGACTGGCAGCAGATGGGCATAGAGATCCTCTCGGCCGACGGCAAGAAGTTCACCTTCGCCGACGACCCGAAGACCGCGCAGTGGGTCGAGGCCATGACCAGGCTCTACAAGGCCGGCGGCATGCCCAGGGACTCCCTGTCGTCCACGCAGGACCCGGCCAACGTCTACGGCCAGGGCAAGCTGGTCTACGGCCCGACGAACCCCAACTTCCTGCGGTTCATCCAGCAGAACAACCCGAGCGTCTACAAGAAGACCGGTGTCGGCCGGTTCATGCTCGACGCCCTCGGCCACACCGTCGGCGCCCCGCAGTACGTCGGCGTCGCGTCCACCAGCAAGAACGCCCCCACCGCGCTGGCCTTCGCGCAGTTCCTGACGAACGCCGAGAACCAGCTCGCCTGGGCCAAGGACCCGAACGTCGTCATCTTCCCCTCCACTACGGCCTCCCTGAACGACCCGTTCTTCCAGTCGGTCAAGGGCGACGACCCCTTCGCCGAGGCCCGCAAGATCGTCGCCAGTGACCGCAAGACCGCCACGGCCGACGAGATCGCCCTCACCCCCGGTGAGCTGAACGCCATCTCGGCCCAGATCCAACTGGCCATGCAGGGCAAGAAGAGCGCCGAGGACGCTCTGAAGGAGGCACAGTCCAAGGCCACCCGGCTGATAGAGCAGGGCAGCTGA
- a CDS encoding carbohydrate ABC transporter permease → MTQPTVHQAPVPAPPGADARRPGGASPARPPGPLRRALRFVTPGPSADAGGAALHRRWWLPWLWMTPAIIGATVFGVFPFLNTVVVSFTDAKPLGGAYNLVGLDNYRRMLGDPDFWLATRNSLLYALFVVPLMVLLPLLLAILVEKNLPGIGFFRSAFYTPVLASSVVVGLSWQWLLSDQGLVNTWLQKAHIIREAIPFLSDSWLILLSAMGLTLWKGLGWYMIFYLAALGNVPKELHEAAAVDGAGVVRRFWHVTVPGVRTSMMLVGTLTGIGSLRVFTEIYMLGGATGGPGGADRTLPFYIRDVGLDPLTGNAGYGAAVSVALFALTLGLTLLAQRLTKEDEG, encoded by the coding sequence ATGACGCAACCGACCGTCCACCAGGCGCCCGTCCCCGCTCCCCCGGGTGCGGACGCCCGACGCCCCGGCGGCGCCTCCCCCGCCCGGCCGCCGGGGCCCCTGCGCCGCGCCCTCCGCTTCGTGACGCCCGGCCCGAGCGCCGACGCGGGGGGCGCGGCGCTCCACCGCCGCTGGTGGCTGCCCTGGCTGTGGATGACCCCGGCGATCATCGGCGCGACCGTGTTCGGGGTGTTCCCGTTCCTCAACACGGTCGTCGTCTCCTTCACCGACGCCAAGCCGCTGGGCGGTGCGTACAACCTCGTCGGGCTGGACAACTACCGCCGGATGCTGGGCGATCCGGACTTCTGGCTGGCCACCCGCAACAGCCTGCTGTACGCGCTGTTCGTCGTCCCGCTGATGGTGCTGCTGCCGCTGCTGCTCGCGATCCTGGTGGAGAAGAACCTGCCGGGCATCGGCTTCTTCCGCTCCGCCTTCTACACACCGGTGCTGGCCTCCAGCGTGGTCGTGGGCCTGAGCTGGCAGTGGCTGCTGAGCGACCAGGGGCTGGTCAACACCTGGCTGCAGAAGGCCCACATCATCCGCGAGGCGATCCCGTTCCTGTCGGACTCGTGGCTGATCCTGCTGTCGGCGATGGGCCTGACGCTGTGGAAGGGCCTCGGCTGGTACATGATCTTCTACCTGGCGGCCCTCGGGAACGTCCCCAAGGAGCTGCACGAGGCGGCGGCCGTGGACGGCGCGGGCGTGGTGCGCCGCTTCTGGCACGTCACCGTGCCCGGCGTACGCACCTCGATGATGCTGGTCGGCACCCTGACCGGCATCGGCTCGCTGCGGGTCTTCACCGAGATCTACATGCTGGGCGGCGCGACCGGCGGCCCCGGCGGCGCCGACCGCACGCTGCCCTTCTACATCCGCGACGTCGGCCTCGACCCGCTCACCGGCAACGCCGGCTACGGCGCCGCCGTCAGCGTCGCCCTGTTCGCCCTGACCCTGGGCCTCACGCTGCTCGCCCAGCGTCTGACGAAGGAGGACGAGGGATGA
- a CDS encoding peptidyl-prolyl cis-trans isomerase, translated as MAAFLSGGGTSPPRGAGNCATSHNTAAPARRHRQQRRWATQVLIADELARHACAERGLPPPPATLPPHRLTIPEPDVATLGSIIAAALTHSPAAQALLTDLENEQHIPETAVRDYYDRNQDRFLTPDALRRGVDPYDAPAPSDIHPYEQVRHDIEGELRQAAAHRAFFTWLDKARADVEYAEGYEHPGDPTHQDHEHRH; from the coding sequence ACATCGCCCCCTAGGGGCGCGGGGAACTGCGCGACAAGCCACAACACCGCCGCACCCGCAAGACGACACCGCCAACAACGCCGCTGGGCAACCCAGGTACTCATCGCAGACGAACTAGCCCGCCACGCCTGCGCGGAACGAGGCCTCCCCCCACCCCCCGCCACCCTCCCCCCACACCGGCTCACCATCCCCGAACCCGACGTAGCAACCCTCGGCAGCATCATCGCGGCAGCGCTCACCCACTCCCCCGCCGCCCAAGCCCTGCTCACCGACCTGGAAAACGAGCAGCACATCCCCGAGACGGCCGTACGCGACTACTACGACCGCAACCAGGACCGCTTCCTCACCCCCGACGCCCTACGCCGCGGCGTCGACCCCTACGACGCACCAGCCCCCTCGGACATCCATCCGTACGAGCAGGTCCGCCACGACATCGAAGGCGAACTACGCCAAGCCGCAGCCCACCGCGCCTTCTTCACCTGGCTCGACAAGGCCCGCGCGGACGTCGAGTACGCCGAGGGCTACGAACACCCCGGCGACCCCACGCACCAGGACCACGAACACCGCCACTGA
- a CDS encoding glycoside hydrolase family 3 N-terminal domain-containing protein, with protein MTHSAHLPPGLDEAAHRCLVAGFAGTTAVPDTLKRLVDRGLGGVILFTRNVRDAEQVRRLTAELRSLRPDLLVGIDNEGGGIGHLVGADAPEVPGSYALGVADDPGLTGRCADALAGHLASLGITVSYAPVADLQHHPRNPIVRTRSFGAEPDLAARHLRAWITATERRGVASCAKHFPGHGGTETDSHHGIAVDPRSHDELRADFEPFRAAVAAGVPMIMSAHVVYPALDPERPATLSRRILGDLLRHELDFDGVLVSDALEMKAIAERYGEAAGARIALAAGADQVIVAVPDLEVTLACRDAVLDALRSGVLPEERVREAAGRVRRLAVRYAAPAAGAVDGWDAGAGLEAARRAVRSREVPSAVRGAHVVDLFPPPHPALNWGGEDLLTEVRALDPTATGTAVSGEHTDPAPFVEEILRASGDTPLVIATCDAGLHPWQERLSAALLSRRPDAVRIDTGLPEGGALCSYGRGRVNLRAVAEALVGA; from the coding sequence GTGACCCACTCCGCGCACCTGCCCCCCGGCCTCGACGAGGCCGCCCACCGCTGCCTCGTCGCCGGCTTCGCCGGTACCACGGCCGTGCCCGACACCCTCAAGCGACTCGTCGACCGGGGGCTCGGCGGAGTCATCCTCTTCACCCGCAACGTGCGGGACGCCGAGCAGGTGCGGCGGCTCACCGCCGAGTTGCGGTCCCTGCGCCCGGACCTGCTCGTCGGCATCGACAACGAGGGCGGCGGGATCGGGCACCTGGTCGGCGCGGACGCTCCCGAGGTGCCCGGATCGTACGCGCTCGGCGTGGCCGACGACCCCGGGCTGACCGGCCGTTGCGCCGACGCCCTGGCCGGGCATCTGGCCTCGCTCGGCATCACGGTCTCCTACGCCCCGGTCGCCGACCTCCAGCACCATCCGCGCAACCCGATCGTGCGCACCCGGTCCTTCGGCGCCGAACCCGACCTGGCCGCCCGCCATCTGCGGGCCTGGATCACCGCCACCGAGCGCCGGGGCGTCGCCTCCTGCGCCAAGCACTTCCCCGGGCACGGCGGCACCGAGACCGACAGCCACCACGGCATCGCCGTCGACCCGCGGTCGCACGACGAACTGCGGGCCGACTTCGAACCGTTCCGGGCGGCCGTCGCGGCCGGCGTGCCGATGATCATGAGCGCTCATGTCGTCTACCCGGCGCTGGACCCCGAGCGGCCCGCCACCCTGAGCCGCCGCATCCTGGGCGATCTGCTCCGCCACGAGCTGGACTTCGACGGGGTCCTGGTCAGCGACGCCCTGGAGATGAAGGCCATCGCCGAGCGCTACGGCGAGGCCGCCGGGGCGCGGATCGCCCTCGCGGCCGGTGCCGACCAGGTCATCGTGGCCGTGCCGGACCTGGAAGTCACCCTGGCCTGCCGGGACGCGGTGCTCGACGCGCTGCGCTCGGGCGTGCTGCCCGAGGAGCGGGTGCGGGAGGCTGCCGGGCGGGTGCGGCGCCTCGCCGTGCGGTACGCCGCCCCGGCCGCCGGGGCGGTCGACGGCTGGGACGCGGGGGCCGGTCTCGAGGCGGCCCGCCGGGCGGTCCGTAGCCGGGAGGTGCCGTCGGCGGTGCGGGGCGCCCATGTCGTCGACCTGTTTCCGCCGCCGCATCCCGCGCTCAACTGGGGTGGCGAGGACCTGCTGACGGAGGTGCGCGCCCTCGACCCCACGGCCACGGGGACCGCGGTCAGCGGAGAGCACACGGATCCGGCTCCCTTCGTGGAGGAGATCCTGCGCGCCTCCGGTGACACCCCGCTCGTCATCGCCACCTGTGACGCCGGGCTCCACCCCTGGCAGGAACGGTTGTCCGCCGCCCTGCTGTCCCGGCGGCCCGACGCCGTACGGATCGACACCGGGCTGCCGGAGGGCGGCGCGCTCTGCTCCTACGGGCGGGGCCGGGTGAATCTCCGGGCCGTCGCCGAGGCGCTGGTCGGCGCCTGA
- a CDS encoding N-acetylglucosamine kinase: MGNELNQELRDLVVGLDAGGTRTRAVLATAADGRPLGEGAAGPGNALTVPVPRLTEHLAEAVGQAVPESVRARIVAVAGGFAGATGAVADEPGRRNALAALTAALSRLGIDAGPPVICSDIEAAFASAPGAPADGLALVAGTGAVAMRITDRRGIATVDGDGWLLGDDGSGFWIGRAAVRAALRMADGRGAPTVLAELVGRELGVPGEVLPGGTSGGTVRRLSPEVVQGMEEGGAGDEAAPPASGPAGTGAAGAVPNGMTGSPVERRPLPPLDDTPWSRPHREAYRRHLLPAVMAEPPIRLARLAPLVVEAAGDTVALAILDEAADQLTEAVRALDPSSGERVVATGGLLGPDGPLTSRLDARLRTLALTLDWVPDGRRGAVALARLAHQGRP, encoded by the coding sequence ATGGGTAATGAATTGAACCAGGAGCTTCGGGATCTGGTGGTCGGTCTCGACGCGGGCGGCACCCGGACCCGGGCGGTCCTGGCGACCGCCGCCGACGGACGTCCGCTGGGCGAGGGCGCCGCCGGGCCGGGCAACGCCCTGACCGTGCCGGTGCCGCGGCTCACCGAGCATCTCGCCGAGGCCGTCGGACAGGCCGTGCCCGAGTCCGTCCGTGCCCGGATCGTGGCCGTCGCCGGCGGTTTCGCGGGCGCGACGGGCGCCGTCGCCGACGAACCGGGGCGGCGCAACGCCCTGGCCGCCCTCACCGCAGCCCTGAGCCGACTGGGCATCGACGCCGGACCGCCCGTCATCTGCAGCGACATCGAGGCCGCCTTCGCCTCCGCCCCGGGCGCCCCGGCCGACGGCCTCGCCCTGGTGGCCGGCACGGGCGCGGTCGCCATGCGCATCACCGACCGCCGCGGCATCGCCACCGTGGACGGCGACGGCTGGCTCCTCGGCGACGACGGCAGCGGCTTCTGGATCGGCCGCGCGGCGGTCCGGGCCGCACTGCGGATGGCCGACGGGAGGGGCGCGCCGACGGTGCTGGCGGAGCTGGTGGGGCGGGAACTCGGGGTGCCGGGCGAGGTGCTGCCGGGCGGAACCTCCGGCGGTACGGTGCGGCGGCTGTCCCCCGAGGTGGTCCAGGGCATGGAGGAGGGCGGCGCGGGGGACGAGGCGGCGCCACCCGCGAGCGGCCCGGCAGGGACCGGAGCGGCCGGGGCGGTGCCCAACGGCATGACCGGTTCCCCGGTCGAACGGCGCCCCCTCCCGCCCCTCGACGACACCCCCTGGTCCCGCCCCCACCGCGAGGCCTATCGCAGACACCTGCTCCCCGCCGTCATGGCGGAACCCCCCATCCGCCTGGCCCGGCTCGCGCCACTGGTCGTCGAGGCGGCCGGGGACACCGTCGCCCTGGCCATCCTGGACGAGGCCGCCGACCAACTCACCGAGGCAGTACGAGCGTTGGACCCCTCCTCGGGAGAAAGGGTCGTGGCCACCGGAGGCCTCCTCGGCCCCGACGGGCCGCTCACCTCGCGCCTGGACGCCCGCCTCCGCACCCTCGCTCTGACCCTCGACTGGGTCCCCGACGGCCGCCGGGGCGCCGTGGCCCTGGCCCGGCTCGCCCACCAGGGCCGTCCATGA
- a CDS encoding glycoside hydrolase family 3 N-terminal domain-containing protein, with amino-acid sequence MTATRQSTPVYRDPTAPVDDRVRDLLSRMTPREKAGQLNQRMYGWDAYRRTPDGGFELTDALYAETERFAGLGALYGLLRADAWSGVDHTTGSGAEAGAELAHLVQRHVVEHSRLGIPALFVEEVPHGHMALDGTVLPVNLAVGATWDPGLYERAAAHAAAELRARGGHVALVSALDIARDPRWGRTEECFGEDPYLAARLTEALVRGMQGEPLGRPDGLFAPDKAPVVLKHFAGQGATVGGRNSAESELGLRELHEIHLPAAHAGVRAGAAAVMAAYNEVDGMPCCGNRALLTGLLRHRWGFDGLVMADGLAVDRLARVTGDKVAAGALALHAGIDLSLWDEGFTHLEEAVERGLVSVEALDTAVARVLRLKFRLGLFEQPYSAGPFPDPAVGRDLSTALARAAVTLLHNDQGVLPVPTGSRIAVLGPHADTVAHQLGDYTAPQRPGTGTSVLDALRRTGIDVRHAKGCALTGDDLSGIPEAIAEAAASDLAVLVLGGSSARTPGTEFDANGAARTVVSEMTCGEGVDLAGLRLGAAQHALLDAVTATGTPTVVVLLQGRPHAVPEAAERAAALLTAWYPGSWGGEAIADVLLGRAEPVGRLPVSVPRSAGQLPVHYNHKDIEYGGYADDSAEPLYGFGHGLAYTSFAYGPPRLSGRTVEVDVTNTGQRHGRTVAQLYLRRLVTPVWPRALELRGFRAVELEPGECRTVAFALGPDQLAQVGPDLETAVLPGTVEIRVAESARRALTAVPVGLRVDQSFTAPDETPL; translated from the coding sequence ATGACCGCCACCCGGCAGTCCACGCCTGTGTACCGCGACCCCACCGCCCCCGTCGACGACCGCGTTCGCGACCTGCTGTCGCGCATGACCCCGCGCGAGAAGGCCGGCCAGCTCAACCAGCGGATGTACGGCTGGGACGCCTACCGGCGCACCCCCGACGGCGGCTTCGAACTCACCGACGCCCTGTACGCCGAGACCGAGCGCTTCGCCGGACTCGGGGCCCTGTACGGGCTGTTGCGCGCCGACGCCTGGTCGGGCGTCGACCACACCACCGGCTCCGGCGCCGAGGCCGGTGCCGAACTGGCCCACCTCGTCCAGCGGCATGTCGTCGAGCACAGCCGGCTCGGCATCCCGGCCCTGTTCGTCGAGGAGGTGCCGCACGGGCACATGGCCCTTGACGGCACGGTCCTGCCCGTCAACCTGGCCGTCGGCGCCACATGGGACCCCGGGCTGTACGAGCGGGCCGCCGCCCACGCCGCCGCCGAACTGCGCGCCCGGGGCGGCCATGTCGCCCTGGTGTCGGCTCTGGACATCGCCCGGGATCCGCGCTGGGGCCGGACCGAGGAGTGCTTCGGCGAGGACCCGTATCTGGCCGCCCGGCTCACCGAGGCGCTCGTACGCGGTATGCAGGGGGAGCCCCTCGGCCGGCCGGACGGGCTCTTCGCCCCGGACAAGGCGCCCGTCGTCCTCAAGCACTTCGCCGGGCAGGGCGCCACCGTCGGCGGCCGCAACTCCGCCGAGTCCGAACTCGGTCTCCGGGAGCTGCACGAGATCCACCTCCCCGCCGCCCACGCCGGTGTCCGGGCCGGAGCCGCCGCCGTCATGGCCGCCTACAACGAGGTCGACGGCATGCCCTGCTGCGGCAACCGCGCCCTCCTGACCGGACTGCTGCGCCACCGCTGGGGTTTCGACGGACTCGTCATGGCGGACGGACTGGCCGTGGACCGGCTGGCCCGCGTCACCGGGGACAAGGTGGCGGCCGGGGCTCTCGCGCTCCACGCAGGGATCGACCTGAGCCTGTGGGATGAGGGCTTCACCCATCTCGAGGAGGCGGTCGAGCGGGGGCTGGTGAGCGTGGAGGCCCTGGACACGGCCGTCGCGCGGGTGCTGCGGCTCAAGTTCCGGCTCGGGCTGTTCGAACAGCCCTACAGCGCGGGCCCGTTCCCGGACCCCGCCGTCGGACGTGATCTGAGCACCGCCCTCGCCCGGGCCGCCGTGACCCTGCTCCACAACGACCAGGGTGTGCTGCCCGTGCCGACCGGCTCCCGTATCGCCGTCCTGGGGCCGCACGCCGACACCGTCGCCCACCAACTGGGCGACTACACCGCCCCACAACGCCCCGGCACCGGCACCAGCGTCCTCGACGCGCTCCGGCGCACCGGCATCGACGTACGCCACGCCAAGGGCTGCGCCCTGACCGGCGACGACCTCTCCGGCATCCCGGAGGCGATCGCCGAGGCCGCCGCGTCCGACCTCGCCGTGCTCGTACTGGGCGGCAGCAGCGCCCGTACGCCCGGCACGGAGTTCGACGCCAACGGCGCCGCGCGCACCGTCGTGTCCGAGATGACCTGCGGCGAAGGCGTCGACCTGGCCGGGCTCCGGCTCGGCGCGGCCCAGCACGCCCTGCTCGACGCCGTCACGGCGACCGGCACACCCACCGTCGTCGTCCTGCTCCAGGGCCGCCCGCACGCCGTCCCCGAGGCCGCCGAACGGGCCGCCGCGCTGCTCACCGCCTGGTACCCGGGCTCCTGGGGCGGCGAGGCGATCGCGGACGTCCTGCTGGGACGGGCCGAGCCCGTCGGGCGGCTGCCCGTGTCCGTGCCGCGCTCGGCAGGTCAACTGCCCGTCCACTACAACCACAAGGACATCGAGTACGGCGGCTACGCCGATGACAGCGCCGAGCCGCTCTACGGCTTCGGGCACGGGCTGGCGTACACGAGCTTCGCCTACGGTCCGCCCCGGCTGTCGGGGCGGACCGTCGAGGTCGACGTCACCAACACCGGGCAACGGCACGGGCGTACCGTCGCGCAGCTCTATCTGCGCCGCCTCGTCACGCCGGTCTGGCCGCGCGCACTGGAGCTGAGGGGCTTCAGGGCCGTCGAGCTGGAGCCGGGAGAGTGCCGTACGGTCGCGTTCGCTCTCGGTCCGGACCAACTGGCCCAAGTGGGCCCGGACCTGGAGACGGCGGTCCTGCCCGGCACGGTCGAGATCCGCGTGGCGGAGTCGGCGCGCCGGGCCCTGACCGCCGTACCGGTCGGGCTCCGGGTCGATCAGAGCTTCACGGCACCGGACGAGACGCCCCTGTAG